The DNA sequence ATAGAGGCCTGAAAGCCAAGTCATAATGATAAAAATCCTAGACTTTATGAAAAGCTCATAGAGCCAAATTATAACTTACCACATAAAAAATCAATAAACCTTAGAATAAATAAGAAATCCCACGATGAAAATCGTGGGATAAGAGCTCGAATAACCTGCTTTATGCTTTGTTATCTCCAGGCTTCAGGATCTCAGAAATCGCTGCTTTTAGAACTTCGACTTTTCCAGAAGCAAGATTTAAAATTACCGTATGTTCACGGATGTCATCTACAACACCGATAATTCCCATGGCTGTGACTTTGTCTCCTTTAGCAAGATCATTTTTACGTTTTTCCATCGCTTTTCTGCGTTTTTGCTCTGGACGCCATAAGATAAAATAGAAAAATAAAATGGCAATTGCCAACATAATGGCAGGCTGCACAAAAGTATTTTTTGATTGAGCTACTTCTTCTTCTGCAAGTAATGGAAAAGTACTCAATAAAAATAGAAAACACGTAACGATATGAGAAAGCATGAAATCACCTTAGCTTGGGTTAATTCGAAGTAAGATTATCATAATAGGAAGCGAGCATTCAATGCTTTTCCTAGAGATTAACCTCTCTTTCTAATAAAATAATATTTTCTAAATGCGCCGAATGCGGAAACTGATCTATAGGCTGCATTTTTTTTATCTCATATCCCCCAGCAATCAGATCTTTACATTCCTGAAACTGTGTTTTAGGGTTGCAAGAAATATAGAGAATCTTTGGAGAGCCTATACGTAAAATATATTTAAGTACTTTGTTTTGTATGCCGCAACGTGGCGGATCAATAATAATAACGTCAGGAGCTTTCGAGTTTTCGTTCCTTTTGCAAAAGGTTTTTACATCTTCTAAATGGACCTCTATACAATCTTCTTTGTTATTAGCCTTGATGTTGTGTTGAGCTGAAGCTACAGCATCAGGAATAATTTCAACGCCAATCACCTTTTTCACATAACGAGACAGCATAATTCCTATAGTCCCTGCTCCACAATAAAGATCCAAAAGAGTCTCTGATCCTTGTGGGTTTATAAATTCTTTCGCAGTCTCGATAATTTTCACTGCCTGGACGCTTTGCGGTTGAAAAAAACTTCTAGGGCGTAAGCTGAAACCTGCTGAATTGTCATCAATAGTTAGGGAAAGTTGTTGGTGAATGCAAGGTTCTCCATATAATAATCTGGTTTTATAATACGTAGAAATACCTCGGTTAGCTATTTTTTCTTCCCAATAGATCGAAGATATATTTAAAGAAGATGAGAGTAGAATATCTTTCCACTCATTTATAATTGTTTCCTCTACTCTGTATTCTGGAGCTCCTGATGTAGTGAGAATAACCATAAATTTGTGCTCTGGGCTGCCGATACGTACAGCTAACGTACACAAAGAGCCCTTATTTTTAGGAGCAAAGTAGGCGATAAGCTCTGGATGTTGGTCCCACCATTGTCGGGTAAGCTTGAGAATGTCCATGGTATGCTCATGAATAAGGAGGCATGTGGTTACAGGGATGCCTTTCTTTGGTTTTGTAGAGCTGATAAATCCTAAGCTTTTTTCTCCTGTAGGGGTTTGGAAAAATGAAAATTCCATTTTATTTCTTCCTCTTAAAGGAGGGAAACAGGGAATGATAGGAGCAATGATATCCGTGGACACTAAAGAAGCAAATAAATCGTGAAGGAGCTCTTCTTTTCTCTTTAACGATTCAATATATTCAGATTGAGGAGATGAGCATCCTCCACATAAACCAAAATGTGGACAGTTTTGCATTGTAGACATAGTTAAGACACAAATCTCGTTTTAGTTAGAGAGGAATTACAGTGAATTAGATAAAACAACTTGTAGAGACATTTATTTCGAGCCTCTAGTGGGATTCTAGAAACATTTCTCTAGTGACTCAAACAGTAGGAAGAAATTTTACCATGAAAAAAAATTATATCTCTACCTTTTTGAGAAAGAAATCAGGGAGATTTAGAAAGAAAAGAGGATAAATAGTACTTACTACTTATCCTCTAAATGAAATAAAGCTAGCGCAAATTATTTTCTGAAACCGCGTGTTTTAAGAGCTTTTTTAGTTTTTTTTGCTACTGTCTTTTTAGGCGCAGACTTAGGAGCTTTACTCATTTTAGCTGCAGGAGCACATTTTTTAGCAGGGGCTTTTTTTACTGCAACTTTTTTTGCTTTGGCAGGAGCTTTAGCTGCTGGCTTGCGTTTTAATAATCCAGACTTCTCTGCTTTTATAGATTCTTTTCTGTAAAGCTTTGCAACTTTTTCTAATTTTATAGAGTCTGTGCGTACTCTCTGAGCTGCTGCTTTGTTTCCTTTCTCTGCTTTGACTAAGTCATGCTGGATACTATCCAGCAGATCTTTCATTTTCTTTGCCGTATCTTTTAGCGCCATGAAAAGCGTCCTCTAGTTGCTGTTTTAAACTATTTTTACTTGTTTTAATTTTTAATTAGTTTTTTTGTTCAAATTCATGCAACCATTTTTTAGATGCAATTAAGACTTTCTCAAGTTGTTTTTATTTTGTTATGAGAACACACTTCTTTGTTTATCAACGTGTTAATTTATAAAAAGATTAGAAAATTACTTTCAAAAAGAATGGAACTTTCTATGAGGATTTTGGGTTTTTTTGTGGATTTTGAGTAGAATAAGAAGAGTGTTTGTATCGACTTTGTTGGGCATATAAAAAATAAGCGCCACATCTTTCTTTGATAACTTAAAATTTGTTTGTCATAGATAGAATAAAAAACCAGGATTCTTGATCTTTGCGAAATGCCTACTGTAATGGCAATAGAAATATTTGGATGAAAATATACTACCGTATTCTACTACAACCTTTAGTTCGGCTCAGCCTAATTTTAGTGTTAAGTTTTACATTGATTTCAGGAAATAATCCTCAAAAAAAGTCTTTTGGTCACTGCTGTGCGGATATGCACTCTGCATTGACAGCAGGAAAAAATTATGAAGAACTGTTTGCAGAATTTATCGAACGAATTCTTATAGACAAAGATAACTTATCGGTTCGTGACTGGGGAACTGTCGTAGTCTTGGTTCGTCAATATTTGCTAAAGTGTATTCGTCAAGGAGAATGTGAAAGAGGAAAAAAAATTCTTGAAACGCTATTAACACTACGTGTGCCGAAAGATATGAGAAAAGAATTACAAATATTGTGGCAACGTTTAAATCCTGATCAAGCTCCACTTCGAGATATCGTTCAACAGCTATTGGATGTAGGGTGTAACGAATCGTTGCAAGACCATTTACTCTTTGAAATTTACAAAATGACATTGCATAGCAGTTACGAAGACCGTAAGCAAGATATTCTATTAGCGAAAGAACAAGGTGATTATGAAAAGGCATTACGATTGGCTAAGCAACTCATCGAGGAGTTAGAAAAGGGATCCTGTAGCCCCAATCTAGAGATTTTAGAAATAGAACAAAGTTTTTTACAAAAAACAGTACTTGCTTTGCAAATAGAGTTATATCACCAAACCTCAGTATCTTGTGACGCTTTGCTCACCCCCTATTGTTTATCTGAAATTACCTATCGTGAAGCAGTAGATTCCTTGGTAGGGCGTATAGCTAGAGGTGAGGTTTCGCGTTCTCACGAAGTGGATATCGTATTATTAAACCATGCCTTGCAGTACGTGCCTTTTGCAAAGGACAAAGCGGTTGAAGAGCTCGAAGTTCTTATAGACCATGGAGATTATCTACAGTCAACTTTATTATATTATGCCTATTTTTCTTTGTTAGAACTGTATCACCAAAATAAAGACTTTGTGTCCATGGAGCGCTTGCTACAGAAGGGGGAAACTATTTTTATGCCAGGTGATCCATATTTTCCAGAATATGGATTTTTTCTAGGTGCATACCTGTATGCTAAGGGGGACTATAAGAATGCTCGAAATGCTTTCTTAGAGATTGTAAAGCCAGCTGTAAAGCTAGGAGCTACTTTTGCTAGGGTATATGAGTTTTTAGGGTGTATTGCTTATATCCAGAATGATTATAAAGAAGCAGAGGATTTTTTCTTCCGTGCTTACAAGAATTGGGGACGCGAGGAATCTGGTATCGGGTTATTTTTAGCTTATACTGCACAAAAGAAAAAAACTTTATGTGAAAGCATGCTCTATCAACCTCAATTTTCTTTTACCTATCGCCATTTGATAGATTCTCTCTATTCTCTATCTTATGTAGATTCAGAAAATATCTTGCAAAATACAAAGAATCACAAAGTTTTACCTCAGCTTTCCGAGATTTATAGTCATTGTATCTATGATATGATTAAATATAGAAATGCCGCTTATAGCCATCCTATCATAGAACTCGCTTATAACTCTCTTCGCCATCTAGAAAACAGCAAGTTAAAAGCAATTTGTAAATATACTAAAGATATAGAGTATCAAAAAGCCCTTGCTTTTTTGGAGGCCTTAGAGTCAGGACTTCCAAACGAAATATCTCTCCTTCAACTTTCTAATATTAATGAAGCAAGGATAACTATGCGTTGCTACGAAGCTCTATATTTCGGAGATTCCAAAGCTGTAGAAACTCTTCCTGAAGCTTTTTCTCAAGAATGTAACTCTTGGCAAACCGCTCTCCGACTTATGTGGACATTGGTAAGACCTAAAGAAACTCGTGATCAAGCTAAATATTGTGATCAACTTCCCTTACGTCCCCATGGAGATTGTTTATATTTTCTTGCTTATGATCTTCAAAAATATTTAATGGGGGATTACGATGCGTTGAGACATCTTTCTTCATTTGCAGACCTTTTCCCCAGGTCATCTTTACTCTCACTTGCATACTACTTACAGGGCTATAGTGAACCCGTAGCTTTAACAAAAATCAGTTGGTTTATTAAAGCCCTTGAAGAGTTTTCTGAGATCTCTTGGTCAGGAGAACATATGAAAATATGGGCGTATATCTATTATATGGTGAAGTTAGATCTTGCTGATACCTATCTTGCTATAGGAAATTTCTCTAAAGCCGTGCATCTTTTTGAAGAAATTAAAGAAGATTGGCAAGTTGCTGGTAGTCATCCTAAATTATATTTCCTTAAAGGAGAGCCATGTTATTTAACTATGGAGCTGCGGTGGGTAGAGGGATTGGCCTACGGTTATTCTCAGTTAAATGAAACAACTCGCCTTTCAAACCATCTTCTTGAACATGTAAGAAAGAGCTTGATTTCTTCACGTTCTTACAGACAGTATTATGGAGAATCTTTGGTAAGAACAACAGCATTATGTCAACGTTTTCTACCTACTTAAGTCATATACAGTATGGTAGGCTGAGGCTATGGATCGATTGAGGCCTGGGCCTGCAATATTTTGCCCCACAATTTTTAAATTTCTTGGTAGAGAAGGTATAACTCGTTGCCTCGCCTCTGGGAATCCTACAGCATGTTGAGGCATGCCATCTTGAGGAGAAAATAAGGCGAATGCATCAGCATATTGATTAATCCCTAGGTACTTTGACAGAGCTGTTATGGCAAAGGCATGGGCTTGTCTTTCATGCCATTTTCCTTCAACAAGGATGGAAAGGGCCGCCATTCCTGGAGTGCATTGTGGGAAGATCTGAGAATTCCAGACGATGCCTAGGAGTGGAGGTTCATCTGCAAATAGCATTCCATAACCTTTAGGAAGAGAAAATTTAGGTTTATGCCAACCTAAGCTGATGCTAGATAAGTTCCAAGGGAGGACACTTTTTGCTAAATCTTCGGTGCCGTGATTAGGAAACAGTATTGGAAGTTGGTGCATAGGTCCTGTGTAGATCACAAGATCGCCAGAGAATATACCCGAGGGTGTGGTTACATAAGCTTTTTCTGACGAACAGTTGATATTAGTTGCTGGAGTTGAAAATTTCCATGTTGCAGACAGTTTTTGCATAAGAGTAGTAATCAAAGTCCCTAATGAAGGGGATAAAGAAGCAAGATATCCTTCGGACTTGGTAGTCTCTTTTGGGCGTCTTTTTTTAAGATAGCTTCGTAATATAGAACCACTACATGCCTCTCTTCTCGCGAGTTCAGGAAAAGCCATGTGAGTCGAGAGAACATGGCTCCGACCTGCACGTATTGCTGTGACTAATGGATCTAAAATATAATTTGTGAAATTTATGGAACTATGTCGTTTTAAGAACTCTTGAATAGAACTATCTTTAGTATAACAAGACGCACAGAAATCTTTAACTAAAGAAGGAAGTAAGCCCCCCTTCATTAAAGTCCAGAAGGATATTTTACGGGTTTTCCCCTTATAATGAACAAAGCGGTTTTTTGCAGCGTGGTCACTAAAGATCAATGAATCTTGAAGACCAAGTTCATGGATCAATTTTAAGGTATACCTCCCCTCTCCTTTAGTGAGGAATCCTTTAGGACCGAGATCAAAAGAAAATCCTTTTTGATGTTCAGTATAAACAAAACCTCCCGGAGAAGCCGCCTTATCTAAGATAAGTATTTCCATATCAGAAAACTTTTGCTGCAACCACCAAGCTGTAGCAAGGCCAGAAATTCCTGAACCCACAATGATTGCTTTATTCAAACACTCCTCCAAAAAGGATAACTTACACCTCTCGTCATCTTTTTTATATAGAAGCAGAGAAACACTGTGTTTTAGATACTTTATCTAAAAAATAACGATCAAAAGCTGTAGCAATGACTCTGACAAATAGCTCTCCAAGTGGTGTTACCTTTAAGGCAAACGTATTGTTATGAATGAGCCCCGTGGTTTCCATACTTATCAAGCGATCCTGACTTTCTATAAAATAGGTGTCAAATTCGCACCCAAAAAGACTTGAAAACTCTTGTTTTTCTAATGAAAAAGTACACATTAATTTGTGGATCACCCATTTTCTAATCCGATCATCTTCACTAAGAATTTTACTTTTTATAACAGGAAAAGTTCCTGAAAGCACAGTTTTATGATATTCCTCAAGGGTTTTAGTATTCTGTAGATAAATCCCACGAATAAAACTTGTAGAGGTCATTCCTAACCCTAATAAATCTTCCTCTGGAGGGAGCGAATACCCTTGAAAGTTTCGGATCAAACTTTTGTTTTTGAAGGCAAAAGTTAAAGGATCATGGGGAAGAGAAAAATGATCCATACCA is a window from the Chlamydia serpentis genome containing:
- the rlmD gene encoding 23S rRNA (uracil(1939)-C(5))-methyltransferase RlmD, with the translated sequence MSTMQNCPHFGLCGGCSSPQSEYIESLKRKEELLHDLFASLVSTDIIAPIIPCFPPLRGRNKMEFSFFQTPTGEKSLGFISSTKPKKGIPVTTCLLIHEHTMDILKLTRQWWDQHPELIAYFAPKNKGSLCTLAVRIGSPEHKFMVILTTSGAPEYRVEETIINEWKDILLSSSLNISSIYWEEKIANRGISTYYKTRLLYGEPCIHQQLSLTIDDNSAGFSLRPRSFFQPQSVQAVKIIETAKEFINPQGSETLLDLYCGAGTIGIMLSRYVKKVIGVEIIPDAVASAQHNIKANNKEDCIEVHLEDVKTFCKRNENSKAPDVIIIDPPRCGIQNKVLKYILRIGSPKILYISCNPKTQFQECKDLIAGGYEIKKMQPIDQFPHSAHLENIILLEREVNL
- a CDS encoding protoporphyrinogen oxidase gives rise to the protein MNKAIIVGSGISGLATAWWLQQKFSDMEILILDKAASPGGFVYTEHQKGFSFDLGPKGFLTKGEGRYTLKLIHELGLQDSLIFSDHAAKNRFVHYKGKTRKISFWTLMKGGLLPSLVKDFCASCYTKDSSIQEFLKRHSSINFTNYILDPLVTAIRAGRSHVLSTHMAFPELARREACSGSILRSYLKKRRPKETTKSEGYLASLSPSLGTLITTLMQKLSATWKFSTPATNINCSSEKAYVTTPSGIFSGDLVIYTGPMHQLPILFPNHGTEDLAKSVLPWNLSSISLGWHKPKFSLPKGYGMLFADEPPLLGIVWNSQIFPQCTPGMAALSILVEGKWHERQAHAFAITALSKYLGINQYADAFALFSPQDGMPQHAVGFPEARQRVIPSLPRNLKIVGQNIAGPGLNRSIASAYHTVYDLSR
- a CDS encoding tetratricopeptide repeat protein, giving the protein MKIYYRILLQPLVRLSLILVLSFTLISGNNPQKKSFGHCCADMHSALTAGKNYEELFAEFIERILIDKDNLSVRDWGTVVVLVRQYLLKCIRQGECERGKKILETLLTLRVPKDMRKELQILWQRLNPDQAPLRDIVQQLLDVGCNESLQDHLLFEIYKMTLHSSYEDRKQDILLAKEQGDYEKALRLAKQLIEELEKGSCSPNLEILEIEQSFLQKTVLALQIELYHQTSVSCDALLTPYCLSEITYREAVDSLVGRIARGEVSRSHEVDIVLLNHALQYVPFAKDKAVEELEVLIDHGDYLQSTLLYYAYFSLLELYHQNKDFVSMERLLQKGETIFMPGDPYFPEYGFFLGAYLYAKGDYKNARNAFLEIVKPAVKLGATFARVYEFLGCIAYIQNDYKEAEDFFFRAYKNWGREESGIGLFLAYTAQKKKTLCESMLYQPQFSFTYRHLIDSLYSLSYVDSENILQNTKNHKVLPQLSEIYSHCIYDMIKYRNAAYSHPIIELAYNSLRHLENSKLKAICKYTKDIEYQKALAFLEALESGLPNEISLLQLSNINEARITMRCYEALYFGDSKAVETLPEAFSQECNSWQTALRLMWTLVRPKETRDQAKYCDQLPLRPHGDCLYFLAYDLQKYLMGDYDALRHLSSFADLFPRSSLLSLAYYLQGYSEPVALTKISWFIKALEEFSEISWSGEHMKIWAYIYYMVKLDLADTYLAIGNFSKAVHLFEEIKEDWQVAGSHPKLYFLKGEPCYLTMELRWVEGLAYGYSQLNETTRLSNHLLEHVRKSLISSRSYRQYYGESLVRTTALCQRFLPT
- a CDS encoding histone, with protein sequence MALKDTAKKMKDLLDSIQHDLVKAEKGNKAAAQRVRTDSIKLEKVAKLYRKESIKAEKSGLLKRKPAAKAPAKAKKVAVKKAPAKKCAPAAKMSKAPKSAPKKTVAKKTKKALKTRGFRK
- the yajC gene encoding preprotein translocase subunit YajC, which produces MLSHIVTCFLFLLSTFPLLAEEEVAQSKNTFVQPAIMLAIAILFFYFILWRPEQKRRKAMEKRKNDLAKGDKVTAMGIIGVVDDIREHTVILNLASGKVEVLKAAISEILKPGDNKA